In Gadus macrocephalus chromosome 4, ASM3116895v1, the following proteins share a genomic window:
- the arsb gene encoding arylsulfatase B, which translates to MHVRKCTRPSIVVLLLHMIPLFRAESQPPNIVFILADDFGWNDVGYHNSEIKTPNLDALSATGVRLENYYVQPLCTPSRNQLMTGRYQIHTGMQHQIIWPCQPYCVPLEEKLLPQLLRQAGYDTHMVGKWHLGMYKKDCLPTRRGFDSFFGYLTGSEDYFSHVRCHPLPSKLTRCALDLRDGEEIATGYEGQYSTELLTEKVVKIISNQDPRKPAFLYVALQAVHSPLQVPERYMAPYAFIEDPRRRLYAGMVSAMDEAVGNITAALRETGLWNNTVLVFSTDNGGQTLSGGSNWPLRGRKVSLWEGGVRGVAFVASPLLQRPGSVSRELLHVSDWLPTLVGLAGGTLNGTKPLDGFNVWKTISHGSASPRVELLHNIDPLFVDMGACPGGGEGSSREDRRWSSLGFNISVHAAIRYSNWKLLTGYPGCAVWFPRPGGPNSTRAGALKPVMLFDVESDPEERAEVSDSHPSVVEFLLRRLNHHQKTALPIVFPEEDPRCDPGPTGAWGPWA; encoded by the exons ATGCATGTGCGAAAATGTACCCGTCCCAGTATCGTAGTGCTACTCCTTCACATGATACCGTTATTTAGAGCGGAGAGCCAGCCCCCCAACATAGTGTTCATCTTGGCCGATGACTTCGGATGGAATGATGTCGGATATCACAACTCAGAGATCAAGACACCCAACCTAGACGCACTCTCTGCCACTGGCGTCAGACTGGAGAACTACTATGTCCAGCCATTGTGTACCCCCTCCAGGAATCAACTCATGACCGGGAGATACCAG ATCCACACAGGCATGCAGCACCAGATCATCTGGCCGTGCCAGCCATACTGTGTTCCACTTGAGGAGAAGCTACTGCCTCAGCTCCTGAGGCAAGCCGGCTATGACACCCACATGGTGGGGAAGTGGCACCTGGGCATGTACAAGAAGGACTGCCTGCCCACCCGACGGGGCTTTGACAGCTTTTTTG GCTACCTGACCGGCTCTGAGGACTACTTCAGTCACGTGCGctgccaccccctcccctccaagcTCACCCGCTGTGCTCTGGATCTGAGGGATGGGGAAGAGATTGCCACGGGATACGAAGGACAATATTCCACTGAGCTGCTGACAGAGAAAGTCGTCAAGATTATATCCAATCAGGATCCCAGGAAG CCCGCCTTCCTGTACGTGGCGCTGCAGGCCGTCCACAGCCCCCTCCAGGTCCCCGAGCGCTACATGGCGCCGTATGCCTTCATCGAGGACCCTCGCCGCCGGCTGTACGCGGGCATGGTGTCGGCCATGGACGAGGCGGTGGGGAACATCACGGCGGCGCTGCGGGAGACGGGCCTCTGGAACAACACCGTCCTGGTGTTCTCAACAG ACAACGGCGGGCAGACCCTCTCGGGGGGGAGCAACTGGCCACTGCGGGGGAGAAAGGTGTCTCTGTGGGAGGGTGGGGTCAGGGGCGTGGCTTTCGTGGCCAGCCCTTTGCTGCAGCGACCCGGGAGCGTCAGCCGGGAGCTCCTCCACGTCTCGGACTGGCTCCCCACCCTGGTGGGCCTGGCGGGGGGGACGCTGAACGGGACCAAGCCCCTGGACGGCTTCAACGTGTGGAAGACCATCAG CCATGGCAGCGCCTCGCCCCGGGTGGAGCTGCTCCACAACATCGACCCTCTGTTTGTGGACATGGGAGCAT gcccgggggggggtgaggggtccTCCAGAGAGGACCGGCGCTGGTCGTCTCTGGGCTTCAATATCTCGGTCCACGCGGCCATCCGCTACTCCAACTGGAAGCTGCTCACGGGATACCCGG GATGTGCTGTGTGGTTCCCTCGGCCCGGGGGCCCCAACAGCACCAGGGCCGGGGCCCTGAAGCCCGTCATGCTGTTTGACGTGGAGAGCGACCCCGAGGAGCGGGCGGAGGTGTCGGACAGCCACCCCTCTGTGGTGGAGTTCCTCCTCCGTCGGCTCAACCACCACCAGAAAACGGCTCTGCCCATTGTGTTCCCGGAGGAGGACCCCCGCTGTGACCCGGGGCCCACCGGTGCCTGGGGCCCCTGGGCCTAG